GCGCCGCCTACAAAACAACCTGCCACACTAGCTAACAACCAAACCCAGCGACGTCCTCTCAACCCTCGGCACTACAAGACCCCTATTCTCCTCATACCTCCGCATCCGCTCTCTCGCAAAATCCCCCTCAAATCCGGAACTTCAGCAAGCGCGCTCAGAACTCGAAACAACCCTTACAGACCTTACAGCGGATCTCGATGACCTAGTCGAGAGTGTCCGAGCTGTCGAGCAAGACCCGTACCGGTTCGGGCTAGAGATAGAGGAAGTGCAGCGCCGTCGCAAACTCGTCGACGATGTGGgcaaggagctcgaggataTGAGGGGGGAGTTGGTGAAGGTTATTACGAGTtctgatgctgctgctgctgggaaaTCCAAGGGTGCCGGGCTTCCGAATCCAGCGGAattcgatgatgatgattctgAGGAGCAGGGAGATGATTACTATGCTGAGATGGAGCAACAACGGCAGACGGAGCTTATGCATGAGCAGGATGAGCAGCTGGATGGGGTATTTCGGACGGTAGGGAATCTGAGACAGCAGGCGGATGATATGGGGAgggagttggaagagcaGGCGGTTATGATTGGGGAGATTGATACGCTCGCGAGTCGGGTTGGGGGGAAGTTACAGAGTGGGATGTCGAAGTTGAAGTGGATTATCAAGAAGAATGAAGGTGGGTATTATTTTTGCTCATtcattgcattgcattatTGATCAATCTGCGTTCATTAAATGCGTCTTCCAAATTGGGCCTTTGCTAACTAAGGTATTAGATACGATGTCGTCGTTCTGCATCGCGCTCCTGATTTTTGTGCTCGTTTTGTTATTAATACTGGTCATTGCCCTGTGAATACGAGGGTAGTTTTTGTTGAAGAAGTCCTTTTGGCGCGATTAgaccttggtcttcttgcggGGGTGCGactcgtcttcctcatcttcctcatcctcatcgtcgagtTCGTCAAAATCGAAATCCGGGGTGTCGTCGAAGGATTGGACTGGGAATGTTAGCTGTGGGTGTGTCGAAGAGACGGTGGCAGACATACCATAGTATTTCAGGGCGTTGGGCCAGAGGTCATCAGCGAGAGCATTGGCCAATTCGGGTCCATCAGGGAAGGACTCGATCTGGTCAAAatcatcatcgacatcctcgtcatcatcagcctcatcatcctcgacgtTCTCTCCCTTGAGGATcttctcgagcttctcgttctcctccttggtggCCGCCGCGGATTGTTCAGCGGTCACATCACCTCCACGGTAgccgaagaagttgaagaagctctggCCAGAGGACCCTCCCATGgggtcatcatcctcctcttcctcctcctcatcaataGCCTCGATCACGGCAAGCTTCTCAATAAGTTTCTTGAACTCGGGCAGCTCCTTGCGGTcaccgcccttcttctcagcctcgtacAGATCGCAGGTGGCATCGAGCAGACCCTTGGTGACATCCATATCCTTCTTCCAGTTGATTCGAACGGGCTCCGAAACAAGGCCATCCCAAGTACTCTTCTTACCACTGGGGGTGGTCAGAATCTGCTTGCGCCAGTAGAAGTCCTTAACAAGCTTCTTGTCCTCGAAGAACGGGTTCGTTTCGCCGGTGTTGAATTCGAATGTGAAACGAACGCTGCGGGgctcgccctcgcccttctcgtTGACTTCGAATCGCTCGACGGTCAGGTTGCTCAAGGAAGAGCCGAGGATCGCCGCATCAGAGGATGTGATGTACTCATCGATCTCGCCGGGCGCGTTCGACAGCACGCGAATCCAGAAGTTGGTCTGCACTTCAGGGTGCGAAACGATCTTGGCGCGCTTCTCAAAAAGCGGGCGGAAGGAGACGATGGACTGGCGCACTATTTGAATTCAGATATCAGCATACATGTACAATCAAAATCTTCTAGCTCGTTTGTCACAAGGTGTTGTGTAGCTAGGTAGACTAGGCGCGAACGCGCCTGATCAGAACCAACTTACATTGCTCAACCTCCGCGCGGATAAACTGCTgctccaaaacaccaataTCCTTAGCAACCTGAGGTGGCACAATGGGCTCAGAGACGCGCTCCGCC
This sequence is a window from Aspergillus puulaauensis MK2 DNA, chromosome 6, nearly complete sequence. Protein-coding genes within it:
- a CDS encoding SNARE domain protein (BUSCO:EOG09265B1X;~COG:U;~EggNog:ENOG410PIQ4;~InterPro:IPR010989,IPR000727,IPR015260;~PFAM:PF09177;~TransMembrane:1 (i224-245o);~go_component: GO:0016020 - membrane [Evidence IEA];~go_process: GO:0016192 - vesicle-mediated transport [Evidence IEA];~go_process: GO:0048193 - Golgi vesicle transport [Evidence IEA]); its protein translation is MEHADPFLQVQADVLSTLGTTRPLFSSYLRIRSLAKSPSNPELQQARSELETTLTDLTADLDDLVESVRAVEQDPYRFGLEIEEVQRRRKLVDDVGKELEDMRGELVKVITSSDAAAAGKSKGAGLPNPAEFDDDDSEEQGDDYYAEMEQQRQTELMHEQDEQLDGVFRTVGNLRQQADDMGRELEEQAVMIGEIDTLASRVGGKLQSGMSKLKWIIKKNEDTMSSFCIALLIFVLVLLLILVIAL
- a CDS encoding histone chaperone napB (COG:L;~EggNog:ENOG410PQDW;~InterPro:IPR037231,IPR002164;~PFAM:PF00956;~go_component: GO:0005634 - nucleus [Evidence IEA];~go_process: GO:0006334 - nucleosome assembly [Evidence IEA]) encodes the protein MSNDQQQDLAERVSEPIVPPQVAKDIGVLEQQFIRAEVEQLRQSIVSFRPLFEKRAKIVSHPEVQTNFWIRVLSNAPGEIDEYITSSDAAILGSSLSNLTVERFEVNEKGEGEPRSVRFTFEFNTGETNPFFEDKKLVKDFYWRKQILTTPSGKKSTWDGLVSEPVRINWKKDMDVTKGLLDATCDLYEAEKKGGDRKELPEFKKLIEKLAVIEAIDEEEEEEDDDPMGGSSGQSFFNFFGYRGGDVTAEQSAAATKEENEKLEKILKGENVEDDEADDDEDVDDDFDQIESFPDGPELANALADDLWPNALKYYVQSFDDTPDFDFDELDDEDEEDEEDESHPRKKTKV